CGCTCACACTCGCCTGATGCGTGACGCCATCCTTCGTCGAAGACACACCCGTCCGCTCGCGATAGGCCGCCTCGTCAAGAATCGAAGCTTCGGCGGAACTCACCGCAAAAATACATAGCGCGCCGATAACTAATGACGTGAGCTTGGGGATTCGCATCGAATGAGTCCTTTATGCAGTCTTCAACAACAGAGGCTGTGTAACCCCGTATGTCGAAAGGAACTCAAATCACGACACGAACAACAGCATTTTGAAAACGGTTCTGATAGTCTGGTTAAAATGTAAAGTCTCGCCTAGGCAATTGCAGAGCTTACAAATCAATTGGGTTTAGGCTGAATTGATCTCAGTAAATTGTTGGCTTCTTCATATAGGCGGACGGATTCAAAGTGGTGGTCGTCGTTGCCGGTTTCTAGGTATTGGATTCGCTTCTGAGTTGCTAGAAAGCGAAGTTCGAAAACTGTCTTCAGTCCGTCCCAGAGTCTCTGCTTACTTGCGGGGATGCGTTCTGGGGCATTCAAGCGAGATCGGATGGTTTCGAAGATCGGCAATACGTCGTTCTTGTATTCTTCAGCCGCTTCGATTCCATTGATGGCACCCGCTTGAAGACGGTCTTCAATGGACTGAATTTCGCGATCGGCGTCTTTTTCAAACTCTCCGATCCGTTGGTATTCCGCGGGGAAGTCGATCATCGGTCCGGGGTATTGGGTAATGCCAACCGCAACAGTTCCTGCCGTCGCCAACACGATGATCAGATTACGGATCGCTCGACTCCAACGAGTGACCTGACCAACCGGCTGACAAATAATCAAACCACCGACAATGCCAGAGAAGAATCCGCCGAGGTGTCCCGCGTTGTCAACGAGGTCTCGCAAACCAGGAGCAAACTGGAAAATGGCGAGCAATCCGATGCACTGGAACGCCAACATACGGGCTGATCGTCGCAACCGTTTCGGCCAGACTTTGCGTTGTCGCCAAGCGCACGCTAGGAACACACCGACGATCCCGAAAATCGCTCCCGACGCTCCGACGCTTGGAACATCATCATGC
This region of Thalassoroseus pseudoceratinae genomic DNA includes:
- a CDS encoding rhomboid family intramembrane serine protease, with protein sequence MEHLSNDQPKTSVDTQDPQFGPMDSAPHDDRRELAEFVQRLFKQTPRIRVIPLLILANLVMMIFLVRDGVDAIWPGRDPQNMHRQAMLLIDWGANYAPKTADGEWWRLASALFLHAGFIHFGMNMLTLYGVGAFVERFCGHVGFALLYLGTGLCGSLASVYWHDDVPSVGASGAIFGIVGVFLACAWRQRKVWPKRLRRSARMLAFQCIGLLAIFQFAPGLRDLVDNAGHLGGFFSGIVGGLIICQPVGQVTRWSRAIRNLIIVLATAGTVAVGITQYPGPMIDFPAEYQRIGEFEKDADREIQSIEDRLQAGAINGIEAAEEYKNDVLPIFETIRSRLNAPERIPASKQRLWDGLKTVFELRFLATQKRIQYLETGNDDHHFESVRLYEEANNLLRSIQPKPN